The Stenotrophomonas sp. NA06056 genome segment GGTGGCGGTCTGGAGCGCGTGGTGCTGATGGGGTCCGAAGGTCCCGACGATACGCTGAAGCTGCCGCTGAGCAGCGACGCGCTGCTGCAGGAGCTGGCGGTGCTTGCGCGCAAGGATGGCTTCGACGATCTCGCCGGATCGGTCACCCGCGTGCTGCAGGCGCTGCGCGAGCAACCGCGGCAGGGCCGCAGCCACATGCATGAGGGCAAGCAGGTCACCATCGGCCTGTACGACGCGCAGATCGTCATCGCCAACATGCTGGGGCAACGCGTCCCCCAGCAATGGCTGCCGTTGGTGCTGCGTGAGGCCGAGCGCGGCAACTACGACCCGCTGGCAGATATGGTGCTGATCGGGCGCGCCCAGTTCGCGAAGTTCCCGGCCATGGGTCTGGCGATGGACGTCGCCTCCGGGCAGAGTCCGCAGCGCCGGGCGCTGGCCGAAGCACAGGCACGCCAGAGCCTGTTCGGTGACGGGCTGAACTTCCCGTTCCCGGCCATCGGCGAAGGCCTCGGTCTGGCCGACCTGGGTGAGGGCTTCCGCAGCCCGCTGCACAGCGAGGTGCCGGTGCTGTTCATCAGCGGCACGCTGGATGGTCGTACGCCCCCGGCCAATGCCGCTGCACTGCTGCCGGGGTTCAGCAACGGCCACGCGCTGCTGGTGCGCAATGCAAGCCACCACAACGAGCTGTGGACCGGCAACCCCGCCATCGCCCGCAGCATCGTCGATTTCCTCGCCGGCCGCGTCGTGAACGACACCGTGCTGGACGTGCCGCCGCCGGTGTTCGCCACCCACAGCAGTGAGTTGCTGGGCGGCAAGCGATAAGGCCCGTCGTGTGGCGCAGGATGCGATCCCGGTCCTGCGCCACGCCCGATTGCACTACATTGGGGCAATGACTGACCTCATCGCCCCCTTCAACCGCACGTGCTGGAGCCTTCTTGCGCTTGCCGTGCTTGCTGGTTGTTCCACCACCGGCACCCGTCCCGAATTGCCTGCCGCCGCAAAGCCTGCGGCCACCTACGCCAAGGTCGCCTGGAGCACGTTGCCGGCCGTATCCGATAGCGACCTGCTGGCAGGTTTCGCCGCCTGGCGCAGCAGCTGCACCCGGCTGAAGAACGATGCGACCTGGGCCAGGCCCTGCGCGACCGCCGGCACCGTGTCCGACAAGGACGCCAGCGCGATCCGCGCATTCCTGCAGCGCGATCTCGATGTCTATTCCCTGCGCGCCGGTGGCCATCGCGCCGACGGCCTGATCACCGGTTACTACGAACCCATCTACCCGGGCAGCCTCACCCGTACCGCCACGGCGACCGTGCCGGTGTACGGCACCCCCGATGATCTGGTGGTCGTGCAGCTGGACAGTGTCTATCCCGAATTGAAGGGCAAGCGCCTGCGCGGTCGCGTGGAAGGCAAGGTACTCAAGCCCTACGACGACGCCGGCAGCATCGCCAGCAAGGGCGCCAAGGCACCGGTGCTGGCCTGGCTGACCGATCCGATGGACCTGCAGCTGCTGCAGATCCAGGGCTCGGGCCGCGTGCGCCTGGCCGATGGCAAGCAGGTGCGGCTGGCCTATGCCGAGCAGAACGGCCATCCCTATCGCGCGATCGGCCGCTGGCTGGTGGAGCAGGGCGAGCTGAAGAAGGAAGACGTCACCATGGATACGATCCGCGCATGGGCGAAGGCACATCCGGCGCGCGTACCGGAGCTGCTGCGCAGCAATCCCAGCTATGTGTTCTTCGTGCGCAGCCCGGACAGCCCGGAAGGCCCACGTGGTTCGTTGAACGTGCCGCTGACCGCCGGCTACAGCGTGGCGGTGGATCGCACCGTGGTGCCGCTGGGCAGCCTGCTGTGGCTGTCGACCACGCGCCCGGACGGCACGCCGGTGGTGCGCCCGGTGGCCGCGCAGGATACCGGTGGCGCCATTGCCGGCGAGGTGCGCGCCGACCTGTACTGGGGTAGCGGCGATGCCGCCGGCAAGCTGGCCGGCGACATGAAGCAGCAGGGCAACCTGTGGATGCTGTGGCCGAAGGGCGTGGCGTTGCCGGCCGCTGCCCACTGAGCCGTTGTGGAAGGCGGCCGCTTCGGCGACCGCTGGGCTGGGGGATAATGGCGCCCTTCCGATCTCTCCGGCCGCACCTGCGGCCAGGACAAATGCAATGACCTACGCAAAGAACAACCCAAAGAACACCGCAAAATCCAGCGCCAAGAAGTACTACAAGCACTGGGCCGAATCCGGCCTGGGCAAGGGCAACGTGCTGATGGAAGCCCGTGGCGAGAAGATCGTGCGCCAGGTGGAGATCTACGGGGCCAAGTTCGTGTGGGCCGATGAAACCGGCCAGAGCGATGACCGCTTCGTGCTGGCTGACCAGCCGGTGTCGTTCATGGATTTCGATGAAGATGACGAGATCACCGCGCGCGAGTTTGAAATCGCCTGGAAGAAGGCCCGGGAAGGCACCGGCTACCCCGTCTAAGGCCGAGGGGCCTGCAATCATCGGATGGCTGGCGAAATCGAAATGTTATAAAGTTTCATTTCTCGCCTTCCACCCGCCTCCCGATGAAGACTTCCACGCTGGTGGCCGCGCTCGCGGCCGCCCCGTTCGCCCCTGAAGCATTCGCCCAGTCCGCCGACGCCGCGCTCACCCTGGGCAAGGTCGATGTGCACCAGCACAGCGAGGGGCAGCTGAGCGCGCATCAGGTGCTGACCTCGGTGGACGTGCTGGGCGCGGACCAGATCGAAAGCCGCAATGTGTCGCACAGCTGGGAACTGCTCGGGCAGATGCCCGGCATCCAGCTGACTGAGACCCGGCAGGGTGCCGAGTCGGGCAAGGTCAGCTTCCGCGCCTTCAACGGCGAGGGTTACCTCAATGCCATCAAGACCCTGATCGACGGCATCCCCAGCAACGTCAACAGTGGCAACCAGCGCTTCATCGACATGCTGTTTCCGCTGGAAATCAGCTACATCGAAGTGGTGCGCGGTACCAACGACCCGCGCTACGGCCTGCACAACATCGGCGGCAACGTGAACTTCGGCACGCGCCAGGGCGGCACCTACACCGACGCGCGACTGGCCTATGGCAGCTACAACACCCGCGATGCGCAACTGGCAGTGGGCCGCGAAGCCGACGGATTCGCGCAGAACTACTTCGTCGGTACCCAGGCCAGTGACGGCTACCGCGATCACGACAGCTCGAAGAAGTACTCGCTGGGAGGCAAGTGGTTCTTCGGTTCGCTGGAAGACGGGTTGCGCATCGGCCTGACCGCACGCGCCTATCACCACGAGGCCGACGAGCCGGGTTTCATGACGGCAGAAGAATTGCATGCGGGGCGCCGCCGTAGCGACCTGCGCAACGCCAATGATGGTGATGACCGCGACATGCGCCAGTTCGCCGCGCACCTGGACATGAAGCTCAGCGACGCGCTCACCTTCGGCACGCGGCTGTACTACAACCGCTACGAAGACGACCGCCGGGTGACCTTCAGTGATCTGCCCACCGGTAGTCTGCCGCGCCAGCGCCGCCTGTGGGACGAGCGCCAAACGGGCCTGCTCGGCACGCTCACCTGGAAGGCCAGCGCCACCCTCACCGTCGAAGGTGGTGTGAACTACGAACAGCAGGACAACGGCTACATCCGCGAGCGCTACGCCTACGCCGAACCCACCGATTTCAGCCGTCCTCCGGCACGCGTGCAGAACAACGATCGTCACAGCTTCGACAACTGGGGTACCTACGTGCAGGCCATCTACCAGCCGGCCGACGCCTGGAAGATCGTGCCGGCCTACCGCGTGGACCGTTTCAGCGGCCACACCCGGCTGATGAACGGCATCACCGGCCGCCTGCAGGATTACGGCAGCATCGGCCAGCCCAAGCTGAGCGTCATCCACAGCCTGGGTGAGCACACTCACGTCTATGCCAACTGGGGCCGCACCTTCCAGGTGCTGACCGGTTCCACCGCGCCGGCCTACCTCACCGCGGGGCAGGCGCCGATGCAGCCGTCCACCAACACCGGCATGGAGCTGGGCCTGAAGTTCCAGCCTTTTGCCGGCAGCCAGGCCCGCCTGGCGGTGTGGCAGCAGGATGCAGAAAACGAAGTGTCCAACATGCCAGCCACCGGCACGACCGTCACGCTGGGCAAGACCCGCCGCCGCGGTGTGGATATGCAGATCAGCGCGCAGTTGGGAGACGCGTGGACGCTGTGGGCGTCGCATGCCTACCAGGAGGCGAAGATCACCCGCGACGACCGCGCCCCCGGCGTGTCCCTGCAGGGGCGCGAAGTCGCGGCCACGCCGCGTCACATCAGCAACCTCGGTCTGGACTACCAGGCCAGCGATGCCCTGCAGCTGGGCCTGCAGGCGCGTGCGCAGGGCGACTACTACCTGGAAGAGCGCAACGTGGCCGGCAAGTTCGGCGGCTTCGCCGTGCTGGACCTGAGCGCGAAGTACCAGATCACCCCGGCGTGGAGCGTGGACCTGCAGCTGAAGAACGTCACCGGCCGCGAGTACGCCTACGCCTGGTACGACAGCTTCTTCTGGGACAGCGCCCGGCCGATGTTCTCGCCCGCCCCGGGCCGCAGCGTGTTCGTCGGCCTGAACATGAAGCTGTAACCCGCAACGCCGGTAGCGGTCGAGCTTGCTCGACCCGCGCGGACTCACGCCACCGCGTTGTACGGTTCGATGCGGGCCAGCACGTCGGCCAGTCTCTCCTTGGTCATCGCAGCATCGAAATCGGCCTGCAGGCCGATCCAGAACTTGTCGGACACACCGAAGTAGCGGGACAGGCGCAGCCCGGTATCCGCCGTCACGGCACGATGGCCAGTGACGATCTCGCCGATACGGCGCTGCGACACGCCGATCGCCTTGGCCAGGCGGTACTGGGTGATGCCCAGGGGCTCCAGGAATTCGTGCATCAGGATCTCGCCGGGAGCGGGGTAGGGGACGGTTCGCATGAGCGCGGCTCCTTCAGTGGTAATCGATAATTTCAACTTCGGCGGGCCCCTCTCTGGTCCACACAAAGCACATCCGGAACTGATCATTGATGCGGATGCTGTACTGGCCCTGCCGGTCCCCCAGCAGCGATTCCAGCCTGTTGGCCGGCGGTATCCGTAGATCTCGCAGATCGACCGCCACATTGAGCATGGCCAGCTTGCGCAGGGCGACGGCTTCAATGCGATGCCATCTCGCTACGCGCTGGCCCTCGAACAGCGCCTGCGTACGCCTGCAGGCAAAAGACTGGATCGGCATGATGGTAACGCGAGTCGATAGTATCGTATGTCGTTAGTATCTGGGGAGCAACCCCGTTGGTGAAGTCCCGGGCGCGACGGCTGGCGACGCATTCGCTGTGATCCGATGCCGGACCCAATTTTTGCACTACATTGGTGCAATGTCCGACCCCACGCCCCCGCCGTCCCTCGATGCCCTCGGCACGCCGCTGGCCTGGTCCGGGCCCGATGGCCGAATTGCCGGCTGCAACCCGGCCTTCGCGCGCTGGCTGGGCGTCAGCGGCCGGCGCCTGCTGGGCCAGCCGTTGGCCGCGTTGGAAGTGCAGGGTGAGGCGCTGGCCCATTTCCTGGCCCGCGACGAGCGCGACAGCCTGCGCCTGAACCGGCTGGCGTTGGCCTTGCCCGGCGAGGGGGCGCGCTTTGCCGAAGGCTGGATGAGCCGCCGCGACGATGGCGGCTGGCTGCTGGAGGCGCATCCGGTCGATGAGTTTCCCGGGCTTGACCCGACCCAGGCCCTGCCCAGCGCGCTCAGCGCGGCGCTGAAGGGCCTGGCGCATGAGCTGCGTAATCCGCTGGCCGGGTTGAAGGGCGCCGCACAGCTGCTGGCCCGCCGCGCCGCGCAGCGCGATGCCAGCGAACGTGAGCTGATCGATCTGATCGGCTCGGAGATCGAGCGGCTCAATGGCCTGCTGGAGCAGCTGCTGTCACCGGCACCGGCCGCACCGCATGCGGCGCTGAACATCCACGCCGCGTTGGAGCGTGTGCTGCGTCTGGCCGAGAACGAGGCCGGCTGGGCGGTGCGCCTGCAGCGCGATTACGACCCCAGCATCCCCGAATTCGACGGCGACGCCGACCGCCTTACCCAGGCGGTCTGGAACCTGGTGCGCAATGCCATCCAGGCCGGCGCCGGCAACATCACCCTGCGCACCCGCGTTGAACACGGCGTGCGCATCGCCGAACAGCTGCACACCCTGGCATTGCGCCTGGAAATCGCTGACGACGGCCGTGGCGTGCCCGAGGAACTGGCCGAACACCTGTTCCTGCCCTTGGTCAGTGGTCGCGCCGAAGGCACTGGCCTGGGCCTGGCGCTGGCCCAGCAGGTCACGCGCGAACATCGCGGCACGCTGACCTACCGGTCGCGCCCGGGGCATACCGTTTTCACCCTGCTGCTGCCGATCGGCAACGGCACCGCCACCGCCGAGGAGGCCCCGCGCGATGTCTGAGTCTTCCTCGTCCCCGCCGTGCATCTGGGTGGTCGACGATGACCGCGCCGTACGCTTCGTGCTGTGCACCGCGCTGCGCGAGGCCGGCTACCAGGTGGTCGACTTCGACAGCGCTGCTCCTGCATTGAAAGCGCTGGCCGAAAGCCCGCCACCTGCGCTGCTGTTCACCGACGTGCGCATGCCCGGCGACGATGGCCTGGTGCTGCTGGACAAGCTGAAGGCCGCGCTGCCGCAGTTGCCGGTGGTGGTGATGTCGGCGTACACCGATGTGGCCAGTACCGCCGGCGCGTTCCGTGGCGGCGCGCATGAGTTCCTGTCCAAGCCGTTCGACCTGGACGATGCGGTGGCGCTGGCCCAGCGCGTGCTGCCTGCGGTAGCGCCGGCCATGGCCGCGCCCACTCCGGCTGCAGACGCATCCAGCGACCAGCCGCCGCAACTGGTGGGCGACACGCCACCGATGCGCGCGCTGTTCCGCGCCATCGGCCGCCTCGCGCAGGCGCCGCTGGCGGTGCTGATCATCGGCGAGACCGGCACTGGCAAGGAGCTGGTGGCCAATGCGCTGCACCGCGAGTCGCCGCGTGCACAGCAACCGTTCGTCGCGCTGAACACCGCCGCGATCCCCGCCGAGCTGCTGGAAAGCGAGCTGTTCGGCCACGAGGCGGGTGCGTTCACCGGCGCGCAGCGGCGCCACATCGGTCGCTTCGAGCAGGCCAACGGCGGCACCCTGTTCCTCGATGAAATCGGCGACATGCCGCTGCCGCTGCAGACGCGCCTGCTGCGCGTGCTCGCGCAGGGCGAATTCTTCCGTGTGGGTGGACGCGAACTGATCCGCGTCGATGTGCGCGTGGTCGCCGCCACCCACCAGGATCTGGAAGGCCTGGTCGCGCAGGGAAAATTCCGTGCCGACCTGCTGCACCGCCTGGACGTGGTGCGCCTGCAGCTGCCGCCGCTGCGTGAGCGCCGCGAGGACATCGCGCAGCTGGCCACCACCTTCCTGGCCGCTGCCGCACGCAAGCTCGATACGCCGCCCAAGCGCTTGACCGCGGCTGCATTGCAGGCGCTGCGCGAGCATGACTGGCCAGGCAACGTACGCGAGCTGGAAAACGTGTGCTGGCGCATGGCTGCACTGGCTGCCGCAGACACGATTGGCGTGGCCGATGTCGATACCGCGCTCAACCGCACCCGCAGCCGGCGCAGCAGCACGGCCGCCGGCGATCCGGGCCAATGGGAAGCGCTGCTGTCCGAATGGGCACGCCGGCAGCTGGCCGAAGGCACTGAAGGCCTGCATGCGCAGGTACGCGAACGGGTCGACCACGCCCTGCTGGAGGCCGCGCTGCAGATCACCCATGGTCGTCGCGCCGAAGCCGCCGCGCGGCTGGGCCTCGGCCGCAATACGCTTACCCGCAAGCTGGGCGCCGGGCGCCGTCGCGGCGGCCATTGAACGATGCCTGCACGCGATCCTCGCACCCACTTGCCGAACTGTTGATCCTCCATGGACGATGCCGTCCGTAGTGTTACCTGCAAGGAGTCCTCGATGCGCTTGTCCTTCGCCCTTCTGCCGCTGTCCGCCGCCGTGCTCCTGTCTGCCTGTGGCAGCGCGCCGAAGAAGCCGCAGCCCACACCGCCTCCGGCAACGGTGGTCAGCACCGCCAAGCAGGCCGAAGCCAATCTGGCGCCTGCCTCGGCCAGCATCGTCAGTGGCCGCCTGGCGTTGATGGTGGAACCTGGCGGCGTGCACCTCACCGGTCTGGTGGGCGGCCTGCAGCCGATGCAGCAGGCCGGTTTCCACATCCATGAGCGCGGCGACTGCAGCGCGGTGGACGCCAGCAGCGCCGGCAACCACTTCAATCCCGCCGGTGTCGCGCACGGTCGTGCCGGCAGCGGCAAGCACCACCTGGGCGACATCGACAACCTGCAGGCCGATGCGCAGGGCCGTGCCAACGTCGATGTGCATCTGAAGGGCGTTACTCTGGGCGGAGGCGCCGCCACGGATATCGCCGGACGTGCACTGGTGGTGCATGCCAAGGCCGACGACTATCGCAGCCAGCCCGCCGGCAATGCCGGCGTCCGCATCGCCTGCGGTGTGATCCGGGTAATCCGCTGATCACGCCACCGGCATTTTCCAAGGAGCGTTTCCATGCGTCTGATCCACACTTCGCTGTTCGCCGCCATCGCCGCACTGGGCCTGGCCGCCTGCAACCAGCAGTCGGCAGCACCGGCCACCGAAACTCCGGCGGCCACCCCGGCCGAAGGCACGGCCGCCCCGGCTGAGCCGGCTGCCGCCCCGACAGCTGCCACCGAAACCTCGGCCACTGCCGAACTGGCACCGACCCAGGGCAATGAAACCAAGGGTTCGATCACCTTCAAGCTGGTCGACGGCAAGGTCCACGCATCCGGCCAGATCACCGGCCTGAAGCCGGGCAGCGAGCACGGCTTCCACATCCACGAGAAGGGTGATTGCAGCGCACCGGACGGCATGAGCGCCGGCGGCCACTTCAACCCGGGCAAGCAGGACCACGGCAACGTGGCCACCGATCCGCACCACGGCGGCGACATGCCCAACATCAAGGCCGATGACAAGGGCGTAGCCACCATCGATGGCCCGGTGTCGAGCAACGTCAACATCGGCAAGGGTGACGATTTCGACATCATCGGCCGCGGCCTGATCGTCCACGCCGACGCGGACGACTACAAGACCCAGCCGACCGGCAACGCCGGTGCACGCCTGGCTTGTGCAGTGATCAACAAGGCCCCGTAAGAAACAGAAAACGCCGGCGCAAGCCGGCGTTTTTCTTTGCATCGCTTCCTGTAGAGCCGAGCCCACGCTCGGCTGCTCTTCCGGGGCCCTGAGCCGAGCATGGACGCGGCTCTACAACACGCCGCGGCCATCCTTCCCGTCAGCGCGCCAGCAGCTCGCGCGCGTCCTGCCCAGCCTCGCAATGCACGAACAGCACCGGCACGCCGTGTGCTTCCAGCACCGCAGCCATCTGCCGCTGGCGCATCAGGAACTGCTCGTAGATGCCTTGCAGTCGCTCGCAGTCGCCCTTGCCGTGGTTGTAATGCGCGCACCAGCCGGCCGGATCGAACAGCGCCATGCGCGCTTCGCCCTGCGTATAGCGCAGCAACGGCTCG includes the following:
- a CDS encoding HigA family addiction module antitoxin; its protein translation is MRTVPYPAPGEILMHEFLEPLGITQYRLAKAIGVSQRRIGEIVTGHRAVTADTGLRLSRYFGVSDKFWIGLQADFDAAMTKERLADVLARIEPYNAVA
- the ntrC gene encoding nitrogen regulation protein NR(I) → MSESSSSPPCIWVVDDDRAVRFVLCTALREAGYQVVDFDSAAPALKALAESPPPALLFTDVRMPGDDGLVLLDKLKAALPQLPVVVMSAYTDVASTAGAFRGGAHEFLSKPFDLDDAVALAQRVLPAVAPAMAAPTPAADASSDQPPQLVGDTPPMRALFRAIGRLAQAPLAVLIIGETGTGKELVANALHRESPRAQQPFVALNTAAIPAELLESELFGHEAGAFTGAQRRHIGRFEQANGGTLFLDEIGDMPLPLQTRLLRVLAQGEFFRVGGRELIRVDVRVVAATHQDLEGLVAQGKFRADLLHRLDVVRLQLPPLRERREDIAQLATTFLAAAARKLDTPPKRLTAAALQALREHDWPGNVRELENVCWRMAALAAADTIGVADVDTALNRTRSRRSSTAAGDPGQWEALLSEWARRQLAEGTEGLHAQVRERVDHALLEAALQITHGRRAEAAARLGLGRNTLTRKLGAGRRRGGH
- a CDS encoding superoxide dismutase family protein translates to MRLSFALLPLSAAVLLSACGSAPKKPQPTPPPATVVSTAKQAEANLAPASASIVSGRLALMVEPGGVHLTGLVGGLQPMQQAGFHIHERGDCSAVDASSAGNHFNPAGVAHGRAGSGKHHLGDIDNLQADAQGRANVDVHLKGVTLGGGAATDIAGRALVVHAKADDYRSQPAGNAGVRIACGVIRVIR
- a CDS encoding superoxide dismutase family protein translates to MRLIHTSLFAAIAALGLAACNQQSAAPATETPAATPAEGTAAPAEPAAAPTAATETSATAELAPTQGNETKGSITFKLVDGKVHASGQITGLKPGSEHGFHIHEKGDCSAPDGMSAGGHFNPGKQDHGNVATDPHHGGDMPNIKADDKGVATIDGPVSSNVNIGKGDDFDIIGRGLIVHADADDYKTQPTGNAGARLACAVINKAP
- a CDS encoding type II toxin-antitoxin system RelE/ParE family toxin; the protein is MPIQSFACRRTQALFEGQRVARWHRIEAVALRKLAMLNVAVDLRDLRIPPANRLESLLGDRQGQYSIRINDQFRMCFVWTREGPAEVEIIDYH
- a CDS encoding TonB-dependent receptor, which encodes MKTSTLVAALAAAPFAPEAFAQSADAALTLGKVDVHQHSEGQLSAHQVLTSVDVLGADQIESRNVSHSWELLGQMPGIQLTETRQGAESGKVSFRAFNGEGYLNAIKTLIDGIPSNVNSGNQRFIDMLFPLEISYIEVVRGTNDPRYGLHNIGGNVNFGTRQGGTYTDARLAYGSYNTRDAQLAVGREADGFAQNYFVGTQASDGYRDHDSSKKYSLGGKWFFGSLEDGLRIGLTARAYHHEADEPGFMTAEELHAGRRRSDLRNANDGDDRDMRQFAAHLDMKLSDALTFGTRLYYNRYEDDRRVTFSDLPTGSLPRQRRLWDERQTGLLGTLTWKASATLTVEGGVNYEQQDNGYIRERYAYAEPTDFSRPPARVQNNDRHSFDNWGTYVQAIYQPADAWKIVPAYRVDRFSGHTRLMNGITGRLQDYGSIGQPKLSVIHSLGEHTHVYANWGRTFQVLTGSTAPAYLTAGQAPMQPSTNTGMELGLKFQPFAGSQARLAVWQQDAENEVSNMPATGTTVTLGKTRRRGVDMQISAQLGDAWTLWASHAYQEAKITRDDRAPGVSLQGREVAATPRHISNLGLDYQASDALQLGLQARAQGDYYLEERNVAGKFGGFAVLDLSAKYQITPAWSVDLQLKNVTGREYAYAWYDSFFWDSARPMFSPAPGRSVFVGLNMKL
- a CDS encoding alpha/beta hydrolase, with the protein product MTRSACTSSSRFQVRRPVVAATLAALSLALAAALPAQASPAALAFEPYTLQTKGHGDIPAEIATLEVPRRHSEPDGPRLHLKVVRLRATAGNGRAAPVVYLAGGPGGSGIDTARGPRWPVFDQVRRESDVLLLDQRGAGQSEPPPECPHESRFDDAQPLQRDAALAVLQATTAKCVAFWRQAGVDLGAYTTAESAGDLDDLRRALDVPKISLWGMSYGTHLALATVRLHGGGLERVVLMGSEGPDDTLKLPLSSDALLQELAVLARKDGFDDLAGSVTRVLQALREQPRQGRSHMHEGKQVTIGLYDAQIVIANMLGQRVPQQWLPLVLREAERGNYDPLADMVLIGRAQFAKFPAMGLAMDVASGQSPQRRALAEAQARQSLFGDGLNFPFPAIGEGLGLADLGEGFRSPLHSEVPVLFISGTLDGRTPPANAAALLPGFSNGHALLVRNASHHNELWTGNPAIARSIVDFLAGRVVNDTVLDVPPPVFATHSSELLGGKR
- a CDS encoding MltA domain-containing protein; this translates as MTDLIAPFNRTCWSLLALAVLAGCSTTGTRPELPAAAKPAATYAKVAWSTLPAVSDSDLLAGFAAWRSSCTRLKNDATWARPCATAGTVSDKDASAIRAFLQRDLDVYSLRAGGHRADGLITGYYEPIYPGSLTRTATATVPVYGTPDDLVVVQLDSVYPELKGKRLRGRVEGKVLKPYDDAGSIASKGAKAPVLAWLTDPMDLQLLQIQGSGRVRLADGKQVRLAYAEQNGHPYRAIGRWLVEQGELKKEDVTMDTIRAWAKAHPARVPELLRSNPSYVFFVRSPDSPEGPRGSLNVPLTAGYSVAVDRTVVPLGSLLWLSTTRPDGTPVVRPVAAQDTGGAIAGEVRADLYWGSGDAAGKLAGDMKQQGNLWMLWPKGVALPAAAH
- a CDS encoding ATP-binding protein; the protein is MSDPTPPPSLDALGTPLAWSGPDGRIAGCNPAFARWLGVSGRRLLGQPLAALEVQGEALAHFLARDERDSLRLNRLALALPGEGARFAEGWMSRRDDGGWLLEAHPVDEFPGLDPTQALPSALSAALKGLAHELRNPLAGLKGAAQLLARRAAQRDASERELIDLIGSEIERLNGLLEQLLSPAPAAPHAALNIHAALERVLRLAENEAGWAVRLQRDYDPSIPEFDGDADRLTQAVWNLVRNAIQAGAGNITLRTRVEHGVRIAEQLHTLALRLEIADDGRGVPEELAEHLFLPLVSGRAEGTGLGLALAQQVTREHRGTLTYRSRPGHTVFTLLLPIGNGTATAEEAPRDV